Proteins from one Amycolatopsis benzoatilytica AK 16/65 genomic window:
- the istB gene encoding IS21-like element helper ATPase IstB, which translates to MAVKSTSARTSRDVTSEIAYLARALKAPTLAGAVARLAERARTESWSHEEFLAACLQREVSARESHGGEGRIRAARFPSRKSLEEFDFDHQRSLKRDTITHLGTLDFVTGRENVVFLGPPGTGKTHLSIGLGIRACQAGHRVAFATAAEWVARLADAHHAGRLQAELVKLGRIPLLIVDEVGYIPFESEAANLFFQLVSSRYERASLIVTSNKPFGRWGEVFGDDVVAAAMIDRLVHHAEVISMKGDSYRLKDRDLGRVPAAKTND; encoded by the coding sequence ATGGCGGTCAAGTCCACCAGCGCCCGGACCAGCCGGGATGTGACCAGCGAAATCGCGTATCTGGCTCGGGCATTGAAGGCACCGACCCTGGCCGGGGCGGTGGCGCGTCTGGCCGAGCGAGCCCGGACCGAATCGTGGTCGCATGAAGAGTTCCTGGCCGCGTGTTTGCAGCGCGAGGTCTCCGCTCGTGAGTCCCATGGCGGTGAGGGACGGATCCGCGCGGCCCGGTTCCCGTCCCGGAAATCGTTGGAGGAGTTCGATTTTGACCATCAACGCTCGCTGAAGCGGGACACGATCACACATCTCGGGACGCTGGATTTCGTGACCGGCAGGGAGAATGTCGTATTCCTCGGCCCGCCCGGGACCGGCAAGACGCACCTGTCCATCGGGCTGGGCATTCGCGCTTGCCAAGCTGGGCATCGGGTCGCGTTCGCCACCGCGGCCGAGTGGGTCGCTCGTCTGGCTGACGCGCATCATGCTGGTCGGTTGCAGGCCGAGTTGGTCAAGCTGGGCCGGATCCCGTTGTTGATCGTGGACGAGGTCGGCTATATCCCGTTCGAGTCCGAGGCGGCCAACCTGTTCTTCCAGCTGGTCTCCTCCCGTTACGAGCGGGCCTCGTTGATCGTCACCTCAAACAAGCCGTTCGGCCGGTGGGGCGAAGTCTTCGGCGACGATGTTGTCGCCGCGGCCATGATCGACCGTCTTGTCCACCACGCCGAGGTGATCTCGATGAAGGGAGACAGCTACCGACTCAAAGACCGCGACCTGGGCCGCGTCCCCGCAGCCAAGACCAACGACTAA
- the istA gene encoding IS21 family transposase, whose product MLSVEDWAEIRRLHRAEGMGIKTIARRLAISKNTVRRALSLHEPPRYERARKGSIVDAVEPQVRALLAEFPTMPSTVIMERIGWTRGKTVLFDRIHQLRPLFQPPDPASRTEYQPGELAQCDLWFPPVDVPLGFGQVGRPPVLVVVCGYSRVMTARMIPSRQAPDLLAGHWALISGLGRVPRKLVWDNESAVGQWRGGKPVLTESMNAFRGTLGISVIQCRPGDPEAKGLVERANGYLETSFLPGRRFGSPAEFNLQLEQWLVRANQRQHRRLGCRPVDRWEADRAGMLELPPVAPIAGWRLATRLPRDHYVRLDSNDYSVHPVAVGRRVEVAADLDLVRVSCGGQVVACHARCWADHQSITDPEHARAAAAARQARQQTSPRPAETLVEHRDLADYDRLLNLDAETSAVDVAEDGEVA is encoded by the coding sequence GTGCTGAGCGTGGAGGACTGGGCGGAGATCCGCCGACTGCATCGAGCCGAGGGCATGGGCATCAAGACCATCGCTCGCCGGTTGGCGATCTCGAAGAACACGGTCCGGCGGGCGCTGAGCCTGCACGAACCACCACGGTATGAACGGGCGAGGAAGGGATCGATCGTGGACGCGGTCGAACCGCAGGTCCGGGCGTTGCTCGCGGAATTCCCGACCATGCCCTCGACCGTGATCATGGAGCGGATCGGGTGGACGCGCGGCAAGACCGTGCTGTTCGACCGCATCCACCAACTCCGGCCGCTGTTCCAGCCGCCGGACCCGGCGTCCCGGACCGAGTATCAGCCCGGCGAGCTGGCCCAATGTGACCTGTGGTTCCCGCCGGTCGACGTGCCGCTCGGGTTCGGGCAGGTGGGACGCCCGCCGGTGCTGGTCGTGGTCTGCGGCTATTCGCGGGTCATGACCGCGCGGATGATCCCGTCCCGGCAAGCTCCGGATCTGCTGGCAGGACACTGGGCATTGATCTCCGGCCTGGGGCGAGTGCCGCGAAAGCTGGTGTGGGACAACGAATCTGCGGTCGGTCAGTGGCGGGGTGGCAAACCGGTGCTGACCGAGTCGATGAACGCCTTCCGGGGAACGCTGGGCATCAGCGTGATCCAGTGTCGGCCCGGTGATCCGGAAGCCAAGGGCCTGGTCGAGCGGGCCAACGGCTATCTGGAGACCTCGTTTCTGCCCGGTCGCCGGTTCGGTTCGCCAGCGGAGTTCAACCTCCAGCTTGAGCAGTGGCTGGTGCGGGCCAACCAGCGCCAGCATCGCCGGCTGGGCTGTCGGCCGGTGGATCGGTGGGAGGCGGACCGGGCCGGGATGCTGGAGCTGCCGCCCGTCGCCCCGATCGCGGGATGGCGGCTGGCGACCCGGCTGCCCCGGGATCACTACGTGCGGTTGGACTCCAACGACTACTCCGTCCATCCGGTCGCGGTCGGCCGGCGCGTCGAGGTCGCCGCGGACCTGGACCTGGTGCGGGTGAGCTGCGGCGGGCAGGTCGTGGCCTGCCATGCGCGCTGCTGGGCCGATCACCAGAGCATCACTGATCCCGAGCATGCTCGGGCAGCCGCTGCCGCCCGGCAGGCACGTCAGCAGACGAGCCCTCGTCCGGCGGAGACCTTGGTCGAGCATCGTGACCTGGCCGATTACGACCGGCTGCTCAACCTCGACGCTGAAACCAGCGCCGTTGACGTTGCCGAGGACGGGGAGGTGGCGTGA